The DNA segment attaaagaatatttacgtttcatatttctttaaatttcgaaATTTACTTTcgagatttaatatttaaaataccagATACCGCCGTTGCTAACAAAATTATGTCAggcgttaatattttttttaaaactactatTTCACAACACAAGTCTCTACGGTTACTTGGGGATGtaggttataaaataaatcataaattaaaaaaactgacttttttaattttatttaaataaaaatgaaaaatttgtattaaagattaaaaatttatacttatattatggatccttaaataattatatggattaaaaatttataaatagttattttcacATTCCATGTCTTTGCTAtgcacttttaaattataaaagtaaacataaaGGTTTTACTAGGTAACTATTATATTGTTCCATTATGctgaagttattttaataaaaagaaaaagacaaTATAGTAAAAGGAAGTAGGcagatatattttgaaagacCTCATTACAAACGTGAGCTGAATAACATGAATTTCCaatcaaaacattattaacatatacatttgttatttcaCAGAAACAATTATACCGCTTTAAGTCAAATTTACTACAACGTCAATTAATAGCATCCTACTAAAGAGCCTATTGTAATTTTGAAgacgacaaaaaatatatattgtataacagAAACCTTTATATCTAATGAAACTCAGGTACTTTGACCGATATATTTGTTCAAAATAGCGCCATCTACcgtttattatctgtattatttaatatcatatctgAAGGGTTCATGCGATACTACTTGGAAatataaacgttttaaaattgtcaatAGATAGCAGCACTagccatttattatatatgtatacagcATCTAGTTAGATATATAAACAGGATTTAGCTCGAAGGGCGCGCTTTATAATAagcaatttgaattaatattactattctAGATAAACAAAGtggaaaattttgttattgcaattaagttttaatgacGTTGTTCAACTCCTTCACACAAGTCATgtcaaatgtttattatttgccAAACGCTATTCATGCAATCACTTTAACTCATAACTgtcgtattaaatattaatatatgaaaataaaataatttaaataaataatcgtaagattatatatattaatttatttattgcgaAACATTTAGATtacaataagttatttaatgggatcaaaaaaaataattgcagtAGGTACAATTTCCACAGTTATTTTAACTTGGAGTGTATGAATTAGAAATACCTTAAGATTAAAATCGTGGAGTATCCAGTGTAATCcctgataaataaaaagataaagaaattttatatatttacattacaccAGAATCTTATTTTACTTATGTTATTGTAAGGATTTTTCCATCAACTACCTACACATAAAATCAAAGATCCcccattttatttgaaagtagTAGGTCCTCTTAGCTCTAAAACAAGTAGGTGTTATATACCAacgtttattgaaaatataaaactcttaATACACTagctttataataacaaaagtaatgataataaaagtcaaataaaaatatacatacaattctAAAAACAAAGGTAATTTTGGTTAGTGGTGTTTCCTTATCGTTTCGCCAATGTCATGTGAATGGTTATCTTAGTTGTCCCTCATGACACCAGCTGTTTACTTAACGACCCCTCAAAATCGGTGCAGTCGTTTAACAGACAAATCGAAAGAagcagataaataaaaatgacagaaATATGTGTATGTGAACACTGAACAGTATTGACATCCTgacatctaagactttcgcgggtactcatttaaatagaactaatattttatgattactacgagtttttaattatattgactaCATCCTGacgcgacgtttcggttactttgcaccacccgtgatcacggacagactaGACGAGgtgaaacaaaactttttaagtattttaagtaaatccgaaaacatTAATCTCATTTAAGTGTATGCGTCCATATTAGGTAAAgagcattaattttaatataacaaacacaCACTCCAATTTTATCACGTAATGTGTATTGATGTATTCCACAGATCGTCTGTCAATGTTATACTGATCAATGTTTGCTGGCTCTCAAACCACATAGTGATATCGTAAATCAATTAgcttttacttaaatttagtaTCGTTATGTCGCCTGGTTTCTGTCATCAACTTGGATAAATCACAGTCAACGAAATTTATACCTAATAGTTCGCACATATtagtattaatgaattatattattagtaataaattgagagatatataataatatctgtaataggttattcttaatttatcaaaGTATTACATATtgcggtattttttttatctatatctatatGAAATAACGATTACCTTCTTGaatgaattacaaaaaataactacaagatcaagaaaacaaaatataacattcgCTATAAATATCACTGTcgattgataaaaaaataccccAATATGTAGTACTTTGATAAATTAGGAATATCACAGTTTTATGTGATGTTAATGGgttgtaaaatgtaatattttattaatttaattgcaacTTCACCAACACATTAATGGAATGCGAATCGACTCGTTCGTAAACACGGTCTCCTTTgcataactaatatatttccaataaCCAGCAGATCTcagtaattattgtatattttttttctgaaccTCGCGGAAAATTCCTTGTTACGTCACGAACCTGATATCTTTATAACCAACTGACAAAAAAACCATTGCTATTTTTAAGTtcctaacatttttaatatggaactaagaatgtaatgttttatcttTCAATCTATGAGAAATAAGACAAATTAACTGAATGTGTAACAATCAATATATACACACTAGGTACCAGCCTCTacttcgcacgggctcttaacaaaaaatataaaataacctatttagttttgagaattattaaacttatattatgataacttgcAAATGGTAAGccatttaaatgacttaaaaagtaatttacagatgcTGATGTAAGCTTGAAAAcgtagtaatttattttgataagacttaataccgtatttatgtaaacagtTTTCCTacaaacgctttaggaatgccaatttttaagagttgtaaaatggatataagtatgttatccttaagagaTAGACATATGCTATCGCGGACTTTTCcgtagacctatataaaatacacaactCCACCatacattgttttgttatatctcaaagggtttcggcagcgttttcgttaaaagctgaCAGACGGCTCATTTTTctcgacatcttcaacaaatatcgttaatgtacacacaagacAATGCAAAaccttaacattttatatattaaaacctttctcGAGAATCATGCTGTCGAGTGGTGACAACCGCTTGACAATTGGtgcaaaagtttttttgtttattgcgaacagacagacgtGGCGAGgggtactttattttataatatatatatatatatatatatatatatatatgagatgttcattgtaatatatatgtactatcatatatatttacacgtatctatatattaaatgtatacaacTTATTATCTTTAGGAAGGatactttacaataaaatggtCAGAACATAACTGatttgacaaaaaaacatagaaatatcagtctttgcattttatttgcaaCTCTCTTAGATAAAAGGTCTTTGTGTGACattatttgattatgtttaatattaattaagatttattgaaACTAATCGATTCAGGTTCGCATCGATTCATTGGGTAATCGATTCCAAATTGTCATTTGACATTTGATAAGTAATGATGAAAATCTTgagaataaagtatttttatttaaattattattaaccgATTACTGTGAAAATAGTACAGACAATGAAGTCGCTTTTTAAATACGTTGGCTATAAGTCTGTggaattttgattaaaatcacataaattataaccaaCTATAATATCAACCAAAATAGCTTTTagattactaaaaaaaaattactatagttaaaaaaaggttatgtctaaagtaattttatttttataaaaacctgTTTAAAACTCATAAAGTTCGGTATcagatacaatattataatatgattataaataataatttatataaccttGAGATATtcggattttaaataaaattaaatcaaattctGTAAAGGtgtttattaatgtatgtacaaTTACTCTTGGTATATATTTGTCTAGTTCCTTAGTTTATGTTATAGGAATATTTTTGACAGATatgcacatttttttttttaatatggccttcatccgtgcaactcgtgcacagtatattctgccagtgtcgtgtagaTTGGAGGAGACACTAGAAATCcacataaaagtattaaagaaGTCACAGGCAggattgtttgaatttaagaCAGATAAAATATGCAATATGTGTATACtacatgtataaaaatgtatttttatcaaaagggAGCCGCTTTTATTCTGtagcataaaataaatcgtaCTTTTTTACATACGCAAGTAaagtatttactattttattcatgCGAATGGAAATATTacgattaaattattactgaaTCGCTccacttaaatataatctgtggtCAAGCAATAAATCGTTGCGAAGACCTTAAGCTCTAGAACGGGTTTGATTCTGTTTAATACTAGGAAGTACAACCATGTTCAGATTATTCTAGAGTCTAGACATTATAATCATTTCAATGTtgaaagcaaaatattaatgatttaattgctattattatgaattattttacatttgctTAAAACtggccattttttttttgcttcctattttttttcgtCATGACATTTATGTcaaatgagaaataaattaataattagtaaCACACTGTCAAGTTAATAAACTTCTGTTTGAAATTTGCTACAGTGGGAATATTGTTACGGGTAAATAAAATCGATCAAAAGattgaactaaataaaaatgtcgatGATGCAAAATATGGAAGCTGGGGTCCTCCCCAAAAAGCGGCAACTGCCGAAGCTAATGGCTTGTATGACAAAAAACAGTCTAGAAAATCTAAGAAACAGAGCCTTATTTGGTTTAAACGCATTAGATGCGAAAGGAATAAGGAGgtgaattaaaacatatttataaattaccttGACCTCGGATACCTGATCCGCTTCAATGTCGCTCAAgggcaacaaaatatttatcgttttAGGCGAAAATTTCCTCTTCACGAATGTCTCATATTGGAACTGAGAGAATCTGGTTTTTGTGAATCATCAGATTACTTGCAGGACCTTATATATGACAACATCCAGCTCTTAGCTGAAGATGACATTGGTATCGTCGTAGATCTTAGGAACAGGGAGGATTACTTAGAAGACATCAGCGCTGGTCTCATACGAGCTGAAAAACACAGAGATAAACGTAATATTTGTATCTTTTGTATAACCAAATACATAACAAActagtgataaaaaaatcgttCAATTAGAAAACACGAAGAAAGAAGCTTTAGAGCTATTGGGTTTGGCGTTGCATTACGCTGAATTGGGAAAAGGTATACTGTGGCTGGCAGAGAAATTTTTTCTTGCGTCGATGGCGGTATCAAGTCAGTTCCTGTTGGATGGTGGTCGTCAAAAAGGCTGCTGCAAATACCACTACgctatatttttgttagataaatgtaagtttaatcaaataatacataattgcGAATTTTGACGAcggttttttaattgtaaactaTGAAAGGGTTTACATTTTTGGttgaatacattatttttaacacattcaatggaatttatttcattgaattagctttcatctcgtctgcctgtgATCACTACTACCGTACAGTAATCGCAAAGTCAAGTATAATGTGAAATAGTTTACacgataattattttctttaatgtcTATCgataaattctaatatatcATCACATAGAATTTGCTAGGTTGTTTTATAATGGTTTTcgtgtatattttgaaatatttttcagaaataataaataaagtaaaaagacTTACTTTACAATCCATATCCCGATCTAAGCCCTTCgctagtattcatttaaattcactttatatataacacacttttgtttatttaaaagcttaTTGTAATTGAAACCAAGTTCCAGAAGCAGATCCCGAAGAACCATTTCTAATCCTCACAGAAGTGAGAGATAGTTCTATTGGAAaagtaagattattttaaataaaattaattaattattcgtaGTATATGAAGTGCTAtctcatttttattgaatataaacacGTAATGAAGGATTGGCTCCTGTACGAGGGTGACGACGATGAAACTGTATCGAAGGAGACATTGTTTTCGGCGTCTGCTCTACAACTACATCGCGTTTTGCTCAGCAAAGCCCGTTCGTGTCGTGACACGGATACAGCGAAATCAGAAAGGCTTTCTAGGCTTGCTGAACGAAGAGCTAAAGATGGTAAATGTATAACGTGTAACCGATTCCTTATCATCCatagcaaattttttataaccattTTGTTTCATGTTCTAAAATTGAAGCCGATGATACATTAAAAACAGCAGAAGCTATAGTAGAAATTGGTATCAGTCAATTAATGatgaacaatttaaataacgcCCAGAAGACAATAAACAGAGCTTTCgtcatttataaagaaatgaatGACATTGATGGTCTCTGTGAAACGAGGATGCACCTCGCGGCTGTTATGCAAAGGTAGATTTCATTTGTGAGCTTAAACAAAGAGAAGcggttttaaattgaatagttttaattcgagtagtttatacatttattgaatatgaatAAGGGATgagtttgatttattaatgaaaggCTGGGCGATCATGAACTCGCTTCTAAATTATTAACCGAAATGGGAGCCATGGCAATGGAGAATGGGTTGAGAAGACATCTCGGACGTGCTTTACATCTTCTAGGAGAACTTCATTTACGAAGGGAGAAACCTGAACTTGGAACTCAGCATTTACGTGAAGCATTCCAATGTTTTATGGGCTTGAATTGGAATTATGTACGGCTTATTTTGTGTTGATGTAAATAGTGAAGTATTTCAATACATTAGGCTGAAtagttagttagttgtgaGTGTTTCAAAACTGACCATGACTTGATTAGCACAAAGTGATAATACGTTCTATAAAAATCCAGTTTCTATTCGGTATATTTGGATTACATTACTATGAAATACAATCATTAAAGCTGATTACTAAagcgtttaaattttattttgaaaatgtgtCAAAAAAGCTTTTCCTTTAAAGCCTCCGGAACACAAAGGAAGGAGAGATACGATCCAAGCCGGTGATAGTttagacattatttataaaactgataGCAACGAACCTTATATAACAGAAGCAGAGCAATCCAGACTTATGATGGCTATATCCGctggtaaaatttataaacattcctTGAAAGATTTAGCATCTCCAATATTTGATCATATCAGTCCGTTATATTGTTAAAGTTTAACGAAACTATTCCTACATGAActggtttcattttattttcaactaatttgttctatatacatatatatcatacatacattataagtatcatttatgtttttgaatcactctttatatacaataattttgtaaccCAAAAGCACTTGCAGCTAAAATCAAGGGCTGGTAAGCCGATTCGTAAtgagcataaaaaatattatgtgtgtctaaaaataacactatctgtatttattataaatatgctaAATATATCACTTAAATTGTCGAAGCACATTtgcctatataaaaaaatatgactatgagtttttttataatattttcaggaCAAGAGATTATGGCGTCTTATTTCAGTTTGTTGCGAGAGGCTAACACATGCACTGTAGctaaatacaaaactatagAATGGAAACTGTCGCACGCCAGCTGGTGGTTGCATATGAAGCATCACGATTACATACCTTGCATATGTCCGAAACATAACAGGACACCACTGGATGTGATGCGGTGAGATGTTACCGGTCGATGAGATTTGTATTCATTGATTTCTCTTAATATTTCGCAGAAGTGCTTTATAACTGATCATTTCTTAGGATGAAATTGATTGCGAACCAGATGAAAGATGAAAAATCTGAAGCCGAGGCGTTATTGGAGAGAATAGCTACCACTGAAGACATAAGAGCTTTACGGAGCAGCATGTGATCTATATGATTATAGCGAAACATGTCTGTATTTTagacatattattattcttggATAGTCTGTTAAAGAACCAtataacagttaaaaaaaaaagcaggttttattattaatttttattggtcATGGTTTTCCTAATTTTAGTTCTCGATGTAATtaactatttacaaaaatataatttaataaacgccttaaaaaatatgcaaattattattatttttttacctaaaTAACACCCATGAGATGAGTACTGACACCCTTTTGACAAATCATCGTCATACTTAGAAAATagctaacaataatttattcagtaCAGATATCACATGAAATAGAatctgtaaaaatatacacaattaCAGATTAAACGTATAggaatttgtattatttatagttttgttaagATTAGGCTTTCACTAGCCTCTTGCGCGGTTCAAGACGAACTTTGAAACCTTCAGCTCGCTTCAGTATAATGTCGGCCTGCAGTTTGAAGTCTTCCTCTTTAAGGTCCGAAATTACGCGGAAATTCCTCAGGATGGTCGAGAGTATGATCTTTAGCTTCAACATAGCGTATTTACGACCttgaaaatagaaattatgttaaatctgggataattttaagaatagcGACTGTCTCTTTTAAGAATTACTCCGTACCAACACAACTCCTTGGTCCAGCTGAGAAGGGTACAAACGCGTAGTAATGGCGATTAGCAGAACGTTCCGGAAGGAAGTTGTCAGGGTCGAATTTATCCGGATTTGGGTAAATGCTCTCACTGCGGTGGAGTTTgtaagtaccgatgacgacGGTGGTACCGGCTGGTACTTTTTTGCCACTGGAGGCTGTTAAGGTACAtcaaaacaaagtaattatattttctataaataaacaatttatatttacatatgtataaccAACTTACGTAGAGTGATGTCCTGATTTAGATGACGAGCAATAATTGGTACTGGTGGGAACATACGTAGTGTTTCCATGAGACACCTTtccaaatatttcatttccaaCGTGTCCTGGAAGGTAGCTGGGCGGTCTGAGTCACCGAATATTTGATCTAATTCTTCAACAACCTTGGCTTGGATGTCTTGATGGATACCCATCAACGATAAGAAGAAACTGCTTCCAGCAGCTGTAGTGTCGTGACCCTGTTagagatttattatatatgagataaaaccgagtaactatattttaaattaatataaacatacgaACCTCAAACATAATAGTATCAACTTGTTCCTTGATTTCGGTGTCAGAGATGACAATTCCACCCTGAGCACTTTCTAGTAGCAAATCTAAGAAAGCAAGACGTTTCTTCTGTCCGACATCTTCGTCCACGTCCAAGTCGTCCTTGAGACCAGCAGATTGGCCGAATGATAATCCCTCAACAGACGTTGTCTTGGTGTCTTTGGTTGTGACTTCTGTTTCAAGGATAGATGGCTTCTTTCCGGATTTGAATTCTTCCTTCTTCCGCTTGataaccttttaaaataatattattacagtaCGGTgtcaaaattatgaataataatgagGCTAAACTTTCTATTCATACCTTTGTGGTCAACCCGTGGATTATGCTGAGAAGTTTGTTTTGAACCTTTGCATACTGAGTAAAATTGAAGAGTAAGTCGGGTCTCAACCAGATTTTGGTGTGTCTTAAATGTAGGATGTCACACATTTTCATGACAGCCATGGCGTATTCAAATCCACTGTCTTGAGTGTTCTTGTTGACTCCCATAGCAGTTTCtgcattacataaataataaaatagaatatatccgctactataatttttttatgaattcaacgTAAATTTtcccaaatatattttggttagTTTAACCTTTAACTAATTTTGTAATCGTGATTGTCACGCTCCATCGTTTCAAAACCTTTGATGGTGATTATTGCCCATTAGTATACGTGTGACTGTGGGGGGTCGCGAGCCGATCTTGTAATACGTAACAAGTACTTTTCCTTATGTCAAATTGAATCACCGAAACGTGCGCGCTTCTATTACTATACACATTAGCAGGGCGCGATTTcgacatgtttttttataataatacaataagtcGGTACTAATgtgtttagaaaaattatcaGGCCTATCGAGGAGGTTCACCGTGAGCACTGCCAAAAAGCTTACGTTTCTAAACTGTAAAAACTAATACGCATAATTCCTTTAGACacagaaaattttatcaaatttaatattacttgttGACTTATTATgcttcattattaatttataaaatattttgaataaattatactaggaagaaactttttgtatttaataattaaattttaataatatattttcacagcGTAGAATTGACGAGGTCAACCGTTTACGATTATATGGATATAAGGATAACATTGGAAGGTGCTTTAGTAGGAAGCCGTGTGGACTAGTAAATAGCAATTTTGCCTTGTTATACATAAGGTTTGTCATTTAGAGCGTAAACTCAAGTACGTTTGACTGCCCGGCCAAAGCGGTCAGTGTTAATACAAGCAacataaaacaacataaaacgTGACTGGATGTGCAAATCGTTTTTATTCTAGAAGCTCTTTCTGTATGTAACCTAAGCCTtagatttacttatttttttattacaactaatttgattaatatactCTCAATATCTTTGTCTATTTAAAACGTACCACTGacgtttttcaaataattgttttgacCCAGTTCCTTATGACTTTATgcacatttaattaaacattcagGTGGTTTAAAAGGGTATGAcaaaagtgaaatttaaataaaattttactgtcTCCAACTAAGATGTGAACTGATCTtccatcaaataaaaacttataagatGCTTCCATTCTTCATATGGAGTTCTGGAAGTTTTTTGTACTTTACTTCTTCTTCGAcattataccaaaaaaataatttattttttcaaaaaatgttttcacttACCGAGCAAAATTTCGACGGTGCATTCACTCATGTAGTCATGACAATCGAACTCCCCGCTTTCCTTCTTCAGCTTGTTGACCACGGCTCGTGAATTGGCATTGAAGAGGTCGATGAAGCTCTTGAGAACGTTCAAGTGGAAAGTGGGAGCGATCAGTTTTCGGTGGGAACGCCATTTTTgaccttaatataattatttatatgaaaataataagaaaatccAGAGAAATAAACTATTCCAATTAATATTTGGTATCTCTTCAATGACCTTGAGATCGATAAAAGGAAAAAtccttattgtttatatagtattgcttattaatattcatcttaatatttatcggGTATAAATTCAGACCTGAATAACCAGATCGTATACAAACATTGCgtaacaatatttgttttaatattataattttaactggcttattataattttaactggcTTCCACTAGGAAGTTGATAATTAtggccaaaaaaatatatcaaaatattttaacatctaCCGGTACTGATGAGAAGGCCATCTCCAAGCCAGGGCTTGAAGAACCTGTATTCTTCTGCTTTGTCGATATGAACGTGGCTGCTAAGAATAAGCTCGACATCCCGAGGGTCATAC comes from the Danaus plexippus chromosome 15, MEX_DaPlex, whole genome shotgun sequence genome and includes:
- the LOC116766299 gene encoding uncharacterized protein LOC116766299; this translates as MSMMQNMEAGVLPKKRQLPKLMACMTKNSLENLRNRALFGLNALDAKGIRRRKFPLHECLILELRESGFCESSDYLQDLIYDNIQLLAEDDIGIVVDLRNREDYLEDISAGLIRAEKHRDKQNTKKEALELLGLALHYAELGKGILWLAEKFFLASMAVSSQFLLDGGRQKGCCKYHYAIFLLDKFPEADPEEPFLILTEVRDSSIGKDWLLYEGDDDETVSKETLFSASALQLHRVLLSKARSCRDTDTAKSERLSRLAERRAKDADDTLKTAEAIVEIGISQLMMNNLNNAQKTINRAFVIYKEMNDIDGLCETRMHLAAVMQRLGDHELASKLLTEMGAMAMENGLRRHLGRALHLLGELHLRREKPELGTQHLREAFQCFMGLNWNYPPEHKGRRDTIQAGDSLDIIYKTDSNEPYITEAEQSRLMMAISAGQEIMASYFSLLREANTCTVAKYKTIEWKLSHASWWLHMKHHDYIPCICPKHNRTPLDVMRMKLIANQMKDEKSEAEALLERIATTEDIRALRSSM
- the LOC116766300 gene encoding cytochrome P450 4g15, with protein sequence MSYAAAETVAASSTWAATNLFYVLLVPALLLWYTYWRMSRRHMYELAEKIAGPPGYPLIGNALEFTGGSDEIFKNIMKRSFEFKNETAVRIWIGPRLLVFLYDPRDVELILSSHVHIDKAEEYRFFKPWLGDGLLISTGQKWRSHRKLIAPTFHLNVLKSFIDLFNANSRAVVNKLKKESGEFDCHDYMSECTVEILLETAMGVNKNTQDSGFEYAMAVMKMCDILHLRHTKIWLRPDLLFNFTQYAKVQNKLLSIIHGLTTKVIKRKKEEFKSGKKPSILETEVTTKDTKTTSVEGLSFGQSAGLKDDLDVDEDVGQKKRLAFLDLLLESAQGGIVISDTEIKEQVDTIMFEGHDTTAAGSSFFLSLMGIHQDIQAKVVEELDQIFGDSDRPATFQDTLEMKYLERCLMETLRMFPPVPIIARHLNQDITLPSSGKKVPAGTTVVIGTYKLHRSESIYPNPDKFDPDNFLPERSANRHYYAFVPFSAGPRSCVGRKYAMLKLKIILSTILRNFRVISDLKEEDFKLQADIILKRAEGFKVRLEPRKRLVKA